A genome region from Opitutaceae bacterium includes the following:
- a CDS encoding cation transporter encodes MKQSVAVAFQTTLKSIFVNVVLAAVKILAGLLGHSYALIADGIESLTDVVTSSVVLVSLRISSRPPDEDHPFGHGKAEQLGALFSALALLAAGAIIAIQSSRNLVGRHSSPDWFTLPILLLVVVTKMILSRYALKKSAETTSIALKGDAWHHRSDAITSALAFLGITISLAGGPGYEKADDIAALLGCLVIGYNGFSLLKLALHENMDGAAPPEMVREVLALAESTEGVRRIEKLRMKKSGLGYHMDVHVQVDRRITVEKGHAIGHRVKDAVRASFPAVTDIVTHVEPFSGPTVPHEAPDREPSRGK; translated from the coding sequence ATGAAGCAATCGGTTGCGGTGGCGTTTCAAACAACCTTGAAGAGCATTTTCGTGAACGTCGTGCTTGCGGCGGTCAAGATCCTCGCCGGGTTGCTCGGTCATTCCTATGCATTGATTGCCGACGGGATCGAATCGCTGACCGATGTCGTCACATCGTCAGTGGTGCTGGTTTCCCTGAGGATTTCGAGCAGGCCTCCCGACGAGGACCATCCGTTCGGACACGGGAAGGCTGAGCAGCTCGGGGCGTTGTTTTCGGCGCTGGCACTGCTTGCCGCAGGCGCGATCATCGCCATCCAAAGTTCCCGGAATCTTGTCGGACGCCACAGTTCCCCGGACTGGTTCACCCTGCCAATTCTTTTGCTCGTTGTGGTGACGAAAATGATCCTTTCACGGTACGCCCTGAAGAAGAGTGCGGAAACCACGAGCATCGCGCTCAAGGGTGACGCCTGGCATCATCGTTCGGATGCGATCACGTCGGCACTGGCGTTTCTTGGAATCACGATCTCGCTTGCCGGTGGACCGGGGTACGAGAAGGCGGATGACATTGCGGCGCTTCTGGGATGTCTGGTCATCGGATACAACGGATTTTCGCTCCTGAAGCTCGCCCTGCATGAGAACATGGACGGCGCCGCGCCTCCTGAAATGGTGCGGGAGGTGCTGGCCCTGGCTGAAAGCACGGAGGGCGTCCGCCGGATTGAGAAGCTGAGAATGAAGAAGAGCGGCCTCGGCTATCACATGGATGTCCATGTGCAGGTGGACCGGCGCATCACCGTCGAGAAGGGGCATGCGATCGGCCATAGGGTCAAGGACGCCGTCAGAGCGTCTTTTCCCGCCGTCACTGACATCGTGACCCACGTCGAGCCATTCAGCGGACCCACCGTACCGCATGAGGCACCAGACCGGGAGCCGAGTCGCGGCAAGTGA
- the eno gene encoding phosphopyruvate hydratase has translation MKISALHALQIFDSRGHPTVEVEITLENGMSGRGFVPSGASTGSHEAHELRDGDPHRYRGKSVFQAIAHVEGEIARLVVGRDVFDQSGLDAALVALDGTPNKSRLGANALLGVSMAAAQAAACARGVPLFESLGGGQSTLLPLPEVQIFGGGRHAQGRIDIQDFMIVALRARTYEETLEITHNVFHAAADVMRARGRLAGVADEGGYWPLFDRNEDVFEALLAAIRAAGYTPGRDVGLSLDIAATDLFQDDSYSLGLEKRRFTSAQFARLMIDWVEKYPIVSIEDPMAEDDWDGWRLVREAIGHRCQLIGDDHFTTHPERIRRGISARTANAVLIKLNQIGTVTETIRAIRQTQAAGWLPVVSARSGETEDAFIAHLAVATNAGQLKVGSFSRSERMVKWNEVLRIQRSLGGRARFLGTGIFEAAGIALPVLA, from the coding sequence ATGAAAATTTCCGCCCTGCACGCCCTGCAGATCTTCGACAGCCGCGGCCATCCCACAGTGGAGGTCGAGATCACCCTCGAAAATGGCATGAGTGGCCGCGGGTTCGTGCCCTCCGGGGCGTCGACCGGAAGCCATGAGGCGCACGAACTGCGTGATGGCGATCCGCATCGCTACCGCGGGAAGTCGGTGTTTCAAGCCATCGCGCATGTTGAAGGAGAAATCGCGCGTCTGGTGGTGGGGCGCGATGTCTTCGATCAATCGGGACTCGATGCGGCGCTCGTTGCGCTGGATGGCACGCCGAACAAGTCGCGGCTGGGCGCCAACGCGCTGCTGGGGGTTTCGATGGCTGCGGCGCAGGCTGCGGCGTGCGCGCGGGGTGTGCCGCTTTTTGAATCGCTTGGAGGCGGCCAGAGCACGCTGCTGCCGCTGCCCGAGGTCCAGATCTTCGGCGGGGGCCGCCACGCGCAGGGCCGCATCGACATCCAGGATTTCATGATCGTGGCGCTTCGCGCGCGCACCTACGAGGAGACGCTTGAGATCACGCACAATGTCTTTCACGCCGCCGCCGATGTCATGCGGGCGCGAGGCCGGCTCGCCGGCGTGGCGGACGAGGGCGGTTACTGGCCGCTTTTCGACCGCAATGAGGACGTGTTTGAGGCGCTGCTCGCCGCGATTCGTGCGGCCGGCTACACTCCGGGACGCGATGTCGGGCTCTCGCTCGACATCGCAGCCACCGACCTTTTTCAGGACGACAGCTACTCGCTGGGTTTGGAAAAACGGCGGTTCACATCCGCGCAGTTTGCACGCCTGATGATCGACTGGGTGGAGAAGTATCCGATCGTATCGATCGAGGATCCGATGGCGGAGGATGACTGGGATGGCTGGCGACTCGTGCGCGAAGCGATCGGGCACCGCTGCCAGCTCATCGGGGACGATCACTTTACGACGCATCCCGAAAGGATCAGGCGGGGGATCTCCGCCCGGACCGCGAACGCCGTGCTGATCAAGCTCAACCAGATCGGCACCGTGACCGAGACGATCCGAGCCATCCGCCAGACACAGGCCGCCGGCTGGCTGCCCGTGGTGTCGGCGCGTTCGGGGGAGACCGAGGACGCGTTCATTGCGCACCTCGCGGTGGCGACCAATGCGGGCCAGCTCAAGGTTGGCTCATTCAGCCGCAGTGAACGGATGGTGAAATGGAACGAGGTCCTCCGGATTCAACGCAGCCTCGGTGGACGCGCACGCTTCCTTGGCACCGGCATTTTTGAGGCGGCTGGCATTGCGCTTCCTGTCCTGGCTTGA
- a CDS encoding phosphotransferase yields MSASSDSLIAHLRAAGTVTAGPVRVRGLEGGVSSEIALVEDGDRRLVVKRALPRLKVSAEWLADTGRNRTEWDYFDYAARVVPESVPRILAGNREEGWFAMEYFGDGFRTWKQMLLAGHADRGPAVHAGAVLGRLHAASWGDSNAAARFATLSNFHALRIEPYLLTTAARVPAVRDVLEAEAGRLARTNLALVHGDYSPKNLLVSHDRIVVLDAECGWYGDPAFDTAFLLCHLHLKTLLHRADPARLLDLVPAFWNAYGTALGSRATADLESRTVLLLAALMLARVHGKSPVEYLKPGDGDIVTAFAVRCLVTPTPVLKTFTADWLLTLASS; encoded by the coding sequence ATGTCCGCATCGAGTGACAGCCTGATCGCCCACTTGCGAGCCGCCGGCACCGTGACGGCGGGACCGGTGCGCGTGCGCGGCCTCGAAGGTGGAGTTTCAAGCGAGATTGCCCTCGTCGAGGACGGCGATCGAAGGCTCGTGGTGAAGCGCGCGCTCCCCCGGCTGAAGGTCAGCGCCGAGTGGCTTGCCGACACCGGTCGGAATCGAACCGAATGGGACTACTTCGACTATGCGGCACGGGTGGTCCCGGAATCGGTTCCGCGCATACTCGCGGGAAACAGGGAGGAGGGATGGTTTGCGATGGAGTATTTCGGCGATGGTTTTCGCACTTGGAAGCAGATGCTGCTGGCGGGCCATGCGGATCGCGGGCCCGCGGTCCATGCCGGTGCCGTGCTGGGGCGGCTTCATGCGGCGTCATGGGGAGATTCAAACGCTGCAGCGCGATTTGCCACGCTGTCCAATTTTCATGCGCTGCGGATTGAGCCCTATCTTCTGACGACCGCTGCGCGGGTTCCGGCCGTCCGTGACGTGCTTGAGGCAGAGGCCGGACGGCTGGCCAGGACGAACCTGGCGCTTGTGCATGGGGACTATTCACCCAAAAACCTGCTGGTGTCGCACGACCGCATCGTAGTGCTGGATGCGGAGTGCGGATGGTACGGTGATCCCGCCTTCGACACCGCCTTTCTCCTTTGCCATCTGCACCTCAAGACGCTGCTTCATCGCGCGGATCCGGCGCGCCTTCTGGACTTGGTTCCCGCATTCTGGAATGCCTATGGCACGGCTCTCGGCAGTCGCGCCACGGCGGATCTGGAGTCGCGCACCGTCCTCTTGCTTGCAGCGCTCATGCTTGCGAGAGTCCATGGAAAGTCTCCCGTTGAATATCTCAAGCCGGGGGATGGAGATATTGTGACAGCCTTTGCCGTGCGTTGTCTGGTGACTCCCACGCCCGTCCTCAAGACCTTCACCGCCGACTGGCTCCTGACCCTGGCATCCTCATGA